In Gemmatimonadota bacterium, the genomic window GCGACCGGCTCGGCGACGGCGCGCCAGCCGCGCGCGCGGAAATCGGCCAGGACCTCGGCGATGATCCGCAGCGGCTCTTCCAGCTCGGCCGGTTCGTGGCGCGCGAACCCGAGCAGGAACTCCGCGCACGCCGCGCGCCCCAGATAACAGTCGGTCGCGGCGTCCAACCGCACGCCGCGGTTGAGCAAGGCCTGGCACAGGGTCGGCGTCGCCGCGGGCGGCGCGTCGGTTATCCGCAGCAGGAGCTGGATGCCGGCGCGGCCGCTCACCACTTCCGCGGCCGGCGATAGGATCCGGCGCAGCTCTTCCACCAGCGCCCGTCGCCTCTTGCCGTATCGCGCCCGCATGCGCCACAGGTGACGCGAGAAGTGACCCTCCGTCAGGTACGCGGCTACCGCTCTCTGCAGGAACAACGGACTCTGCCGGTCGGCTCGCCGTTTCGCGGCCGCCAGAGCGCGCGCGAC contains:
- a CDS encoding PLP-dependent aminotransferase family protein, with product VLSIERRHALLRWAGRSGALVLEDDYDSEFRYGGRPIPALQGIDPDGRVIYLGSFSKVLSPDLRLGYVVSSPPVARALAAAKRRADRQSPLFLQRAVAAYLTEGHFSRHLWRMRARYGKRRRALVEELRRILSPAAEVVSGRAGIQLLLRITDAPPAATPTLCQALLNRGVRLDAATDCYLGRAACAEFLLGFARHEPAELEEPLRIIAEVLADFRARGWRAVAEPVAGDRASA